GACACCTGCTGATCGCGCTTCCTCCGCCAGCAGCGGACCGGCAAGCACATCCGCTTCGACATTGACCATGACAATGTGCCGGCCTGCGGCGATCGCAGCGCGCGCATGGCGAATGCCGACAGCCGGATTGCCGGTTGCTTCGATAACGACGTCTGCCGGCGTCCGCGCGATCGCGGCCATGCCATCGTCGGTGAATGCCGTGGCGGCGAGCCGCGCATCGTCCCAGCCGACAATGCGGCAGGCTTCGCGGGCACGATCCGGCGACAGATCGACGATTGCGGCGACCTCAAGTCCGGGCGTGTGCGGCACCTGCGCAAGAAACATCGAGCCGAACTTTCCGGCGCCGATCAGAACCACGCGGACGGGGCGACCCTCCGCATGGCGGGATTTCAACATGTGGTGCAGATTCATAGGTGTGATTTCTCGAATTGCTTCGGCACGCGGTCCCTCTCCGTCATCCTGAGGTGCGAGTGCAGCGAGCCTCGAAGGATGAACGGCCGTCGCCCTTCGAGGCCCGCCTTCGCTTGCAGCTTCGGCGGGCACCTCAGGGTGACGGAGATAGTCTGAATGCCTCGACTTGAAGCCATCACACTTTAGGCCGCTTGCCGTTGTGCGCGTGCGAGACGAATGAGTGCATCGTCATCCACTGGCTCGATCGGCGCAAAGTCCTGATGCGCGATGAATTCTGCACGTGTCGGTTTGCGGATGTAATTGGAGACCGCGTTCAGCGTCAGGTAAACAATCTTGCGCGGATAGGGCGTGATGTTGCCGGCAGAGCCGTGGACGAGATTGCCATGAAACATGAGCATGCTGCCGGCCTTGCCGGTCGGCGCGACGATGCCGCCCTCCTTGACAAGGCGGGACACGGTCTCCTCGTCGAGCGTCCATAACGGATATGAGGTCGTTTCAAGATCGTGCGACGCCTTGAGATCGCCCGCGTTATGGCTGCGCGGCACCAGCATCAACGGACCGTTGATCGGCATCACCTCGTCCAGGAATATCGAGATGTTCATCGCCCGCGGCTCCGGCATGCCGTCGTCGCGTTTCCAGGTGCCGTAATCCTGGTGCCATTGCCAGACTTCGCCGGTGAATGCTGATTTGGCGTTGATCTTGTATTGATGCAGGTAGACCTTTTCGCCGAACACCTGCTCGACGGGCTCGATCATGCGCGGATGCGCGCCCAAGAGCCGGAAGGCCTCATTGTATTTGTGGGCCGCGAAGGCCGTACGCGGTGCGCCACTTTTCTCGCGCCATACTTCGGGGCGTTGTTGCTCGTAAATCGCGATGGCTTCACGGCGAAGAAGATCGACCTCCTCGGCAGTGAAGAGTTCCGGCAACAGCAACCAGCCTTCGGTGTGGAATTGATCGAGCTGTTCCTTGGTCAGTTTCATCGCTTCCTCCTGTCTCGTGTTGTTGTCGTTG
The genomic region above belongs to Pseudorhodoplanes sinuspersici and contains:
- a CDS encoding phytanoyl-CoA dioxygenase family protein — its product is MKLTKEQLDQFHTEGWLLLPELFTAEEVDLLRREAIAIYEQQRPEVWREKSGAPRTAFAAHKYNEAFRLLGAHPRMIEPVEQVFGEKVYLHQYKINAKSAFTGEVWQWHQDYGTWKRDDGMPEPRAMNISIFLDEVMPINGPLMLVPRSHNAGDLKASHDLETTSYPLWTLDEETVSRLVKEGGIVAPTGKAGSMLMFHGNLVHGSAGNITPYPRKIVYLTLNAVSNYIRKPTRAEFIAHQDFAPIEPVDDDALIRLARAQRQAA